A region of Phalacrocorax carbo chromosome 9, bPhaCar2.1, whole genome shotgun sequence DNA encodes the following proteins:
- the PPP1R36 gene encoding protein phosphatase 1 regulatory subunit 36, whose product MTHTLYAVFLQMIKLTPGVWYWKDDTNTLEFASSNPAAEENLKEGKNIHFQEMRVKALKSIFQDDCSATLPERRLADREGKLNRLSKWVQHEYVTLDDVKYAALLLKEANESHHMLSFAAVMRNEKLDEFLMALLFYLSFYLEKIALEKKCRSLISTMIILEKKDMDDVLAKLAVARIHLAKVYCKLILGRGGMAQQHHMPSGKRKTSLQKDWSFFEGFYNFCSYVAWLVFRRKHFQVIREEIGRLLCSNTFNPALRDRSNVDLQKAGDWTADANTVRLPYLRKVHAKLPSINSMVHQRSPVLSTLLPLPKDSAQYLSQNHFCRGRDPQPCRCDRLPDFSQLFTTKVGIIGAHCSELKSLMSMPDGMMEEEEEEEQGRIMSGFSILTNDLSLPPLRSPQNRLNSQNTVLSGAMAEDDGNQSN is encoded by the exons ATGACACATACTCTATATGCTGTTTTCTTGCAGATGATAAAACTAACTCCAGGAGTGTGGTACTGGAAAGATGATACTAACACACTTGAATTTGCAAG CTCCAATCCAGCAGCTGAGGAAAAccttaaggaaggaaaaaatattcactttCAGGAAATGCGTGTCAAGGCATTAAAGAG CATCTTCCAGGATGATTGCAGCGCAACACTCCCTGAAAGAAGGCTGGctgacagagaaggaaaactgaataGGCTGTCAAAGTGGGTACAACATGAATATGTGACATTGGATGATGTCAAAT ATGCTgcattgcttttgaaagaagCAAATGAGTCACATCACATGCTATCATTTGCAGCAGTTATGAG GAATGAGAAACTGGATGAGTTCCTCATGGCTCTGCTCTTCTACCTATCTTTTTACCTGGAAAAAATTGccctggaaaagaaatgcagatccTTGATTTC gaCTATGATAATTTTAGAGAAGAAAGATATGGATGATGTGTTGGCAAAGTTAGCCGTGGCCAGGATTCACCTTGCCAAGGTGTACTGTAAGCTTATCCTTGGACGAGGAggcatggcacagcagcacCACATGCCCAGTGGAAA GAGAAAAACATCACTGCAGAAAGATTGGAGCTTCTTTGAG GGCTTCTACAACTTCTGCAGCTATGTGGCTTGGCTTGTGTTCAGACGGAAGCACTTCCAAGTGATTCGGGAAGAAATCGGCAGGCTTCTTTGCTCCAACACGTTCAATCCCGCCTTAAGAGACAGGAGCAATGTTGACTTGCAGAAAGCAGGAGACTGGACTGCTGATGCAAATACAGTGCGATTGCCCTATCTGAG aaaagtCCATGCGAAGCTTCCTTCCATAAACAGCATGGTTCACCAGCGCTCGCCAGTGCTCAGCACACTGCTGCCCTTACCAAAGGACAGTGCTCAATACCTCTCCCAGAACCACTTCTGTCGGGGCAGAGACCCTCAACCCTGCAGGTGTGACAGACTGCCAGACTTCTCACAATTGTTCACCACCAA GGTGGGCATCATTGGAGCTCATTGTAGTGAGTTAAAATCTCTTATGAGCATGCCTGACGGGatgatggaggaggaggaagaggaagaacaaggAAGAATAATGAGTGGTTTCTCCATCCTGACAAATGACCTCAGTTTGCCACCTCTGAGAAGCCCCCAAAACAGGCTTAACAGTCAGAACACAGTGCTCTCAGGAGCAATGGCAGAAGATGACGGTAATCAGAGCAACTAG